A single region of the Terriglobales bacterium genome encodes:
- a CDS encoding four helix bundle protein, whose amino-acid sequence MANEVRSMGAYIGALAVADALRKRTKDFAIRIVKLSLALPKTDAARTLGRQVLRSGTSVAANYRAACRARSRAEFVSRMAVVVEEADETVFWLEMLIDTRIVPLKRLQPLIQEANELLAVCAASHRTAKQRLDR is encoded by the coding sequence ATGGCAAACGAAGTACGCTCGATGGGCGCCTATATAGGTGCCTTGGCTGTTGCAGATGCGCTTCGGAAACGAACCAAGGACTTCGCGATCCGAATCGTGAAGCTGTCGCTCGCGCTGCCCAAGACCGATGCCGCGAGAACGCTGGGCCGACAGGTCTTGCGGTCTGGCACTTCTGTCGCGGCTAACTATCGGGCGGCGTGCCGGGCACGATCTCGAGCCGAGTTCGTCTCACGCATGGCGGTCGTGGTGGAAGAAGCCGACGAAACTGTGTTCTGGCTGGAAATGCTGATCGATACCAGAATCGTCCCGCTGAAGCGGCTCCAGCCTCTGATTCAGGAAGCTAACGAGCTGTTAGCTGTCTGCGCTGCCTCTCATCGGACTGCGAAACAGCGCTTGGATCGGTAG